GAGCCCCGACGAGCCGAGGAGGCGCGGGTCGCTTCACCCTCGTCTGTCGCGTCGGCGAGAGGGCTGGTGTCGGTCACCGGCTCATCCTGCCAGCGGCCGCCCGGTCCCGCCCTCCCCGGTCAGGGGGCCGCGCGGTCGCGACCGGGCGGCACCGGGCCACGCGTCAGGCGGCCGTCCACCCGATGCGGTCGAGCCGTGCGAGGGCGTGTTCCTCGGCGACGGGTCGCTTGCCGAGGACTCCCCCGACACCGGCGAGCATGGCCTGGGCCGGCGCCCGGGTCGGCAGGTCGATCGGCCCGACGTGCGGCGCGCGCAGCCCGAGCAGCTCGCGGAAGCGCGGCTGCAGCGTGCCGACCGCGCCGTTGAAGAGGACGGGGTAGCCGACCTTGAGCGCGGGGAAGAGGGGCGGACGCTTGATGAACTTCACGACGTCGTCGGTGCGGGCCGTGCGTTCGAGCACGCCTCGACGGTCGAAGTCCATGAGCTGTTGCTGCATCTCGGCGACGCTGCGCGGCGGGTTCGGCACGCCCATCAGCTCGCCGGCCGTCGCCCACTCGCGGACGTAGGCGTCGGGCCCACCCGGGATCGGCTCGCGGCCCCACTCGAGGTAGGCGGCGAGGAACGAGTCGGCGAAGGCCATGTGCACCCAGCTGAGCAGCTCCGGGTCGTTGGCGGCGTAGTCGTGGCTCACGCCGTTCCGGTCGTCGTACGTGCCGACGACCTTCGTGTGCAGGCGTGACACCCAGTTCGACGCGTGGGTGGCGGCCTCGCGGCTGCCGTACGAGACGGTGTAGATCCAGCGGATGGTGCCGGCCAGGCGGC
This genomic interval from Frigoribacterium sp. Leaf415 contains the following:
- a CDS encoding oxygenase MpaB family protein; its protein translation is MPALTEPLRARLQYTFNGQYTGTPEWVTDLEKGDDEGFFLPGSAVWAVHGAMSTIPAGVRALLVQALHPGALAGVHDHSRFREDPLGRLAGTIRWIYTVSYGSREAATHASNWVSRLHTKVVGTYDDRNGVSHDYAANDPELLSWVHMAFADSFLAAYLEWGREPIPGGPDAYVREWATAGELMGVPNPPRSVAEMQQQLMDFDRRGVLERTARTDDVVKFIKRPPLFPALKVGYPVLFNGAVGTLQPRFRELLGLRAPHVGPIDLPTRAPAQAMLAGVGGVLGKRPVAEEHALARLDRIGWTAA